A window of the Myxocyprinus asiaticus isolate MX2 ecotype Aquarium Trade chromosome 11, UBuf_Myxa_2, whole genome shotgun sequence genome harbors these coding sequences:
- the LOC127447686 gene encoding cysteinyl leukotriene receptor 2-like: MSVQGDIIMHAISANDSGINARTCIIHHEESHATILPWFYLSLAVLGLPTNGIVLLSLWRSERTPTVILTLNIVVSDLMLCCGFFFRIAYYKENVNWQSGSQVCNAVELINFTCFYINLYCNMCFLLWTSINRYATVVKPGYAFLQVFKRTQPCWIICFSTWLVISTIVGTSMWTKRSLQINGTCFDQVVNSNILYKDKFSTIHCLAVAGFFFILCLMLVSYSLLVFHLQKVRVGSLFSAGFGPVGGLKVRRKILASVIIFVLCFLPYHVQRIILLTSGSGNCQAHFRIKTGTIFVAAFSCCLHPILQLVHRLRCCRAKPNTRAKAKPEISKSQDTPNLNTINLTENIDSVKKNESEVSNQPTL; the protein is encoded by the exons ATGTCCGTGCAAGGTGATATCATAATGCATGCCATAAGTGCCAATGATTCAGGCATCAACGCAAG AACTTGCATAATACACCACGAAGAAAGCCATGCAACCATCTTGCCCTGGTTCTATCTCTCTTTGGCCGTCCTAGGCCTCCCGACCAACGGAATTGTCTTGCTGAGTCTTTGGAGATCAGAGAGGACACCCACTGTCATCTTAACTTTAAACATAGTTGTGTCAGACCTGATGTTGTGCTGCGGTTTTTTCTTCAGAATAGCCTACTACAAAGAGAACGTCAACTGGCAATCTGGATCTCAAGTCTGTAATGCAGTAGAGCTGATTAATTTCACATGCTTCTACATTAACCTCTACTGCAACATGTGCTTCCTTTTATGGACCAGCATCAATCGTTATGCCACTGTGGTAAAACCAGGCTATGCCTTTTTGCAGGTCTTTAAACGCACGCAACCGTGCTGGATCATCTGCTTTTCAACCTGGTTGGTTATAAGCACAATTGTCGGCACTAGCATGTGGACTAAACGGAGCCTACAAATCAATGGGACTTGCTTCGACCAGGTTGTCAACAGTAACATTCTCTATAAAGATAAATTCAGCACTATCCATTGCCTTGCTGTTGCaggattcttttttattttgtgcttGATGTTGGTCAGTTATAGTCTGCTGGTCTTCCACCTGCAGAAGGTGAGGGTGGGAAGTCTATTTAGTGCTGGATTTGGACCTGTAGGAGGTCTAAAGGTTCGGAGGAAGATTCTGGCCTCTGTCATAATTTTTGTACTCTGCTTCCTACCCTACCACGTGCAAAGGATCATCTTATTAACATCAGGGAGTGGAAATTGTCAAGCACATTTCAGGATAAAAACTGGCACCATCTTTGTTGCAGCTTTCAGCTGTTGCCTACATCCTATTCTGCAGCTGGTGCACCGTTTGCGCTGCTGTCGAGCCAAGCCCAACACCAGGGCCAAAGCCAAACCTGAAATCTCCAAGAGCCAAGACACACCTAATTTAAATACTATAAATCTGACAGAAAACATTGATAGTGTGAAGAAAAATGAAAGTGAAGTAAGCAACCAACCAACACTGTGA
- the gpr34b gene encoding probable G-protein coupled receptor 34b, whose protein sequence is MASNNPQIYPNASQNSVSINPQQNCHVDNASLQVPLAIFYALFFLFGLAGNLLALWVFLRVHSKKNSVRIFLINLALADLLLVICLPFRVAYHSKKNQWVLPEVLCRIVGNVFYMNMYISIILLGLISVDRYLKFQRASCRRMFQQSRWSVLLCSAIWAVALAAMTPLIVQAGEHENEKTKKCFQYKKLHNSKWKAYFNFVLVALFWLIYGAMVISYGRIGIKLLTVSKEKPDFPNAAKYNKTALKSFFVLFLLTLCFVPYHFLRIFYIMSQIAPDTSCDWINVMDKTNETVLLLSALNSCLDPIMYFLLCGSIRKVMLKIVCNCWSLQNSGGDTPFEQPKNSAVVPTISNLS, encoded by the coding sequence ATGGCCAGCAACAATCCTCAAATCTACCCCAATGCATCACAGAACAGCGTGTCGATAAATCCCCAGCAAAACTGCCATGTGGACAATGCCAGCCTGCAGGTCCCGCTAGCTATTTTCTACGCACTCTTCTTCCTGTTCGGACTGGCTGGGAACCTGTTGGCTCTCTGGGTGTTCCTGCGAGTTCACTCCAAGAAGAACTCAGTTCGCATTTTCCTCATCAACTTGGCTCTGGCTGACTTGCTCCTTGTGATCTGTCTGCCTTTCCGAGTGGCATACCATTCCAAGAAAAACCAGTGGGTGCTGCCAGAGGTACTGTGCAGGATAGTGGGCAACGTCTTTTACATGAACATGTACATTAGTATAATTTTACTGGGGCTCATTAGTGTAGACCGTTACTTGAAGTTCCAGAGGGCATCCTGTAGGCGGATGTTCCAACAGAGCCGTTGGAGTGTGCTTCTCTGCAGTGCTATTTGGGCTGTGGCATTAGCTGCAATGACGCCACTGATTGTCCAGGCTGGAGAGCATGAAAAtgagaaaaccaaaaagtgcTTCCAATACAAAAAACTGCACAATTCCAAATGGAAAGCCTACTTCAATTTTGTCCTTGTGGCTCTCTTTTGGTTGATCTATGGAGCCATGGTAATCTCATATGGAAGGATCGGCATAAAGCTCCTTACAGTTTCCAAAGAGAAACCCGATTTTCCAAATGCAGCCAAGTACAACAAAACAGCACTGAAGTCCTTCTTTGTGCTTTTCCTCCTCACACTATGTTTTGTGCCCTACCACTTTTTAAGAATTTTCTACATCATGTCACAGATTGCACCTGACACTTCATGCGACTGGATAAATGTGATGGACAAAACAAATGAGACAGTCCTGCTGCTATCTGCCCTTAACAGCTGTTTGGATCCAATAATGTACTTCCTGCTGTGTGGTTCTATTCGTAAAGTGATGTTGAAGATCGTATGCAATTGTTGGTCTCTGCAAAACAGTGGAGGTGACACTCCATTTGAACAGCCAAAAAACAGTGCAGTTGTGCCTACTATTTCCAACCTCTCATAG